A single genomic interval of Nonomuraea rubra harbors:
- a CDS encoding DEAD/DEAH box helicase has product MLDAVMPTLGDTSAAAETPAGEPGPSEFELLGLPKPLVNGLAKLGFDSPFPIQSATIPDVLAGNDVLGRGQTGSGKTLAFGLPTMARIAGVRPAPGHPRAMILVPTRELALQVHDALEPLGRGLGLRMKVVVGGMSMGKQIEALRRGVDVVIATPGRLGDLIRQGECSLGDVEVSVLDEADHMCDLGFFPVVTDLLAQTPADGQRLLFSATLDGDVDKLVQRFLKDPITHSVAPATSPVDTMEHHVMQVTRDDKFDVTAEIANREGRTIIFVRTQHGVDRLCKQLARVGVKAGGLHGGKRQNQRTRILSEFREGSINVLVCTDVAARGIHVDNISLVLHVDPPQDHKSYLHRGGRTARAGEKGTVVTLVLPNERRSTDALTRRAGIHPFRLKATPGHPRVAEVTGARVPSGEAIPVWEPDVRKPLRPRRDGGGTSERRGRRGRRDFDGERRPRRHDDGDRSFDDRRPRRHEDGDRPFAAGDDRRPRRHEDGDRPFSPAGEDRRPRRHEDGDRPFAAGDDRRPRRHGEGERPFGRTQEPRTFGDDRRRDGRGRGGYRSDDRPFRQDDRGGDRGPRYNSDRGRPFSGDRDRGFRADDRPARDGFRSGDRPARDGFRAGDRPAGDRPARDGYRTGGGRSDERGNGGFRRNSGRRFER; this is encoded by the coding sequence ATGCTTGACGCTGTCATGCCCACGCTCGGCGACACCTCCGCGGCTGCGGAAACCCCCGCCGGCGAGCCGGGCCCGTCCGAGTTCGAGCTGCTCGGCCTGCCCAAGCCGCTCGTCAACGGGCTGGCCAAGCTGGGCTTCGACAGCCCGTTCCCCATTCAGAGCGCGACGATCCCCGACGTGCTCGCCGGCAACGACGTGCTCGGCCGCGGCCAGACCGGCTCCGGCAAGACGCTCGCGTTCGGCCTGCCCACCATGGCCCGCATCGCCGGCGTGAGGCCCGCCCCCGGGCATCCCCGCGCGATGATCCTCGTCCCCACCCGTGAGCTCGCCCTCCAGGTGCACGACGCCCTCGAGCCCCTCGGCCGCGGCCTCGGCCTGCGCATGAAGGTCGTCGTCGGCGGCATGTCCATGGGCAAGCAGATCGAGGCGCTGCGGCGCGGCGTGGACGTCGTCATCGCCACCCCGGGCCGCCTCGGCGACCTGATCAGGCAGGGTGAGTGCTCGCTCGGCGACGTCGAGGTGAGCGTGCTCGACGAGGCCGACCACATGTGCGACCTCGGCTTCTTCCCCGTCGTCACCGACCTGCTCGCGCAGACGCCGGCCGACGGGCAGCGGCTGCTGTTCTCCGCCACGCTCGACGGCGACGTCGACAAGCTGGTGCAGCGCTTCCTCAAGGACCCGATCACGCACTCCGTGGCCCCGGCAACCTCGCCGGTCGACACCATGGAGCACCACGTGATGCAGGTGACGCGCGACGACAAGTTCGACGTCACGGCCGAGATCGCCAACCGCGAGGGCCGTACCATCATCTTCGTCCGCACCCAGCACGGCGTGGACCGGCTGTGCAAGCAGCTGGCCAGGGTCGGCGTCAAGGCGGGCGGCCTGCACGGCGGCAAGCGCCAGAACCAGCGCACCCGCATCCTGTCGGAGTTCCGCGAGGGCTCCATCAACGTGCTGGTCTGCACGGACGTCGCGGCCCGCGGCATCCACGTCGACAACATCAGCCTGGTGCTGCACGTCGACCCGCCGCAGGACCACAAGAGCTACCTGCACAGGGGCGGCCGCACGGCCCGCGCCGGCGAGAAGGGCACGGTCGTCACGCTGGTGCTGCCGAACGAGCGCCGCTCGACCGACGCGCTCACCCGCCGCGCCGGGATCCACCCGTTCCGCCTGAAGGCCACGCCCGGCCACCCCAGGGTCGCCGAGGTGACCGGGGCCCGCGTGCCGAGCGGCGAGGCCATCCCCGTGTGGGAGCCGGACGTCCGCAAGCCGCTGCGTCCGCGCCGTGACGGCGGCGGCACGTCCGAGCGCCGCGGGCGCCGGGGCCGCCGCGACTTCGACGGCGAGCGCCGCCCGCGCCGCCACGACGACGGCGACCGCTCGTTCGACGACCGTCGCCCGCGCAGGCATGAGGACGGGGACCGCCCGTTCGCCGCTGGTGACGACCGTCGCCCGCGCCGGCACGAGGACGGCGACCGTCCGTTCAGCCCTGCCGGTGAGGACCGCCGGCCGCGCCGGCACGAGGACGGGGACCGCCCGTTCGCCGCCGGTGACGACCGTCGCCCGCGCAGGCACGGCGAGGGCGAGCGGCCGTTCGGGCGCACGCAGGAGCCGCGCACGTTCGGCGACGACCGCCGCCGTGACGGCAGGGGGCGCGGAGGCTATCGCTCCGACGACCGTCCCTTCCGCCAGGACGACCGTGGCGGCGACCGTGGTCCCCGCTACAACTCCGACCGTGGCCGCCCGTTCTCGGGCGACCGTGACCGCGGCTTCCGCGCCGACGACCGCCCGGCGCGCGACGGGTTCCGCTCCGGCGACCGTCCCGCCCGCGACGGGTTCCGCGCCGGTGACCGCCCGGCCGGTGACCGCCCGGCCCGTGACGGCTACCGCACCGGTGGCGGCCGCTCGGACGAGCGCGGCAACGGCGGCTTCCGCCGCAACTCCGGCCGCCGCTTCGAGCGCTGA
- a CDS encoding acetylxylan esterase, with product MFVDLPLPQLREYRPERAEPADFDGFWRRTLAEARAHDLAPEFTPFPTGLTVAEVFDVTFAGFGGHPIKGWLLLPRHATAPVPCVVEYQGYGGGRGLPVDWLLWPSFGYAVLAMDSRGQGAGGWRRGDTADPYPGTGPQTPGVMTSGIHDPAAYYYRRLYTDAVRAVEAARAHPGIGPVAVGGASQGGAIALAVSALVPDLACALLDVPFMCHIRHATQITPEYPYAELAAYCRAFKDQVERVFETLAYFDGVNFAARARTPALFSVGLQDGVTPPSTVFAAYNHYAGEKDIRVYPYNGHEGGESAHVMERVARAKKALG from the coding sequence ATGTTCGTCGACCTGCCCCTGCCGCAACTGCGCGAGTACCGTCCCGAGCGGGCCGAGCCCGCCGACTTCGACGGCTTCTGGCGGCGGACGCTCGCCGAGGCCCGCGCCCACGACCTCGCCCCCGAGTTCACCCCCTTCCCGACCGGCCTGACCGTGGCCGAGGTGTTCGACGTGACGTTCGCCGGGTTCGGCGGGCACCCCATCAAGGGCTGGCTGCTGCTGCCGCGCCACGCCACGGCGCCGGTGCCGTGCGTGGTCGAGTACCAGGGGTACGGCGGCGGGCGCGGGCTGCCGGTCGACTGGCTGCTGTGGCCCAGCTTCGGGTACGCCGTGCTCGCCATGGACAGCCGCGGCCAGGGCGCCGGCGGGTGGCGGCGCGGGGACACCGCGGACCCGTACCCCGGCACGGGCCCGCAGACGCCGGGCGTCATGACCAGCGGCATCCACGACCCCGCCGCCTACTACTACCGGCGGCTCTACACCGACGCCGTGCGCGCGGTCGAGGCCGCCAGGGCGCATCCGGGGATCGGGCCGGTCGCCGTCGGCGGCGCCAGCCAGGGCGGGGCGATCGCGCTGGCCGTGTCGGCGCTGGTGCCCGATCTGGCCTGCGCGCTGCTGGACGTGCCGTTCATGTGCCACATCAGGCACGCCACGCAGATCACGCCCGAGTACCCGTACGCGGAGCTCGCGGCCTACTGCCGGGCGTTCAAGGACCAGGTGGAGCGGGTCTTCGAGACGCTGGCCTACTTCGACGGGGTGAACTTCGCCGCCAGGGCCCGCACGCCCGCGCTGTTCTCCGTCGGGCTGCAGGACGGGGTCACGCCGCCGTCCACGGTGTTCGCCGCCTACAACCACTACGCGGGCGAGAAGGACATCAGGGTGTACCCGTACAACGGGCACGAGGGCGGCGAGTCGGCGCATGTCATGGAGCGGGTGGCCAGAGCGAAGAAGGCGCTGGGGTGA
- a CDS encoding phosphoribosyl-ATP diphosphatase codes for MKTFEELFAELSEKAATRPAGSGTVAALDAGVHAIGKKVVEEAAESWMAAEYESDDRAAEEISQLLYHVQVLMIAKGIGLDQVYKHL; via the coding sequence ATGAAGACCTTCGAAGAGCTGTTCGCCGAGCTGTCAGAGAAAGCCGCCACCCGGCCCGCGGGCTCGGGCACCGTGGCCGCGCTCGACGCCGGCGTCCATGCCATCGGCAAGAAGGTCGTCGAGGAGGCCGCCGAGAGCTGGATGGCCGCCGAGTACGAGTCAGACGACAGGGCCGCTGAGGAGATCTCCCAGCTCCTCTACCACGTGCAGGTGCTGATGATCGCCAAAGGCATCGGGCTCGACCAGGTCTACAAGCATCTCTAG
- the hisG gene encoding ATP phosphoribosyltransferase, whose amino-acid sequence MLRLAVPNKGSLSEAAQAMLKEAGYRSRRDSKELVVVDDANGWELFFLRPRDIAVYVGEGTLDVGITGRDMLIDSGAPVEEIMSLGFGASTFRLAAAAGTMSSVHDLDGRRIATSYAGLLDKYLSDQGVDARVIKLDGAVETAIRLGVADAVADVVETGTTLRNVGLEVFGDPIMKSEAVLIRRQSAPDTPGVGQLVRRFQGVVQARDYVMMDYDIRAERIEEAIALTPGMEGPTVSPLHREGWVAVRAMVRRKGHQQVMDQLWDIGARAILVTDIYACRL is encoded by the coding sequence ATGCTGCGTCTGGCAGTACCCAACAAGGGCTCGCTCAGCGAGGCCGCCCAAGCCATGCTGAAGGAGGCCGGCTACCGGTCCCGCAGGGACAGCAAGGAGCTCGTCGTCGTCGACGACGCCAACGGCTGGGAGCTGTTCTTCCTGCGGCCCCGCGACATCGCGGTCTACGTCGGCGAGGGCACCCTCGACGTGGGCATCACCGGCAGGGACATGCTGATCGACTCCGGCGCGCCGGTCGAGGAGATCATGTCGCTCGGCTTCGGCGCCTCCACCTTCAGGCTGGCCGCCGCGGCCGGCACGATGTCGTCGGTGCACGACCTCGACGGCAGGCGCATCGCCACCTCCTACGCCGGCCTGCTCGACAAGTACCTCTCCGACCAGGGCGTCGACGCCCGCGTGATCAAGCTCGACGGGGCCGTCGAGACGGCCATCAGGCTCGGCGTGGCCGACGCCGTGGCCGACGTCGTCGAGACCGGCACCACGCTGCGCAACGTCGGCCTGGAGGTGTTCGGCGACCCGATCATGAAGTCGGAGGCCGTGCTGATCAGGCGGCAGAGCGCGCCCGACACGCCGGGCGTCGGCCAGCTCGTCCGCCGCTTCCAGGGCGTCGTGCAGGCCCGCGACTACGTCATGATGGACTACGACATCCGCGCCGAGCGCATCGAGGAGGCCATCGCCCTGACGCCCGGCATGGAGGGCCCCACGGTCTCGCCGCTGCACCGCGAGGGCTGGGTCGCCGTGCGTGCCATGGTCCGGCGCAAGGGCCACCAGCAGGTGATGGATCAGCTCTGGGACATCGGCGCAAGGGCCATCCTGGTCACCGACATCTACGCCTGCCGCCTGTGA
- a CDS encoding carbonic anhydrase — protein sequence MWFLLEQGNRRWAAGKSAHPHQDPRRRRQVASGQEPRAVVLSCIDSRVPPEVVFDVGLGDLLVVRTAAHTLDSLVTAAVQYGPQDLRASLVVVLGHQRCGAVTAAARALRRRVVLPGELPAIVAALEPAYATANGRVEPMVHAHIRRTVSRLRADPLLHGSATVIGAYYSLDTGLVSRVS from the coding sequence ATGTGGTTCTTACTCGAACAGGGCAACCGGCGCTGGGCGGCGGGCAAGTCCGCCCACCCGCACCAGGACCCGCGACGCCGGAGGCAGGTCGCCTCCGGGCAGGAGCCCCGGGCGGTCGTGCTCTCGTGCATCGACTCCCGGGTGCCGCCCGAAGTGGTCTTCGACGTCGGCCTCGGCGACCTGCTGGTCGTCCGCACCGCCGCCCACACCCTCGACTCCCTCGTCACCGCCGCCGTCCAGTACGGCCCGCAGGATCTGCGGGCCAGCCTCGTCGTCGTCCTCGGGCACCAGCGCTGCGGCGCGGTCACGGCGGCCGCCCGCGCGTTACGCAGGCGGGTCGTCCTGCCCGGAGAGCTGCCCGCCATCGTCGCCGCGCTCGAGCCCGCCTACGCCACCGCCAACGGCCGGGTCGAGCCCATGGTCCACGCCCACATCCGCCGGACCGTCTCGCGCCTGAGAGCCGACCCCCTCCTGCACGGCAGCGCCACCGTCATCGGCGCCTACTACAGTCTGGACACCGGGCTGGTGAGCCGCGTGAGCTGA
- a CDS encoding ATP-binding cassette domain-containing protein, translating into MNGIRFDHVSKHYGDVLAVDDLSLTIEPGTTVALLGPNGAGKSTSINLLLGLLRPSRGTIAVNGRAPARAVAAGEVGAMLQDGALIPELTVKETVDLVRGLYPRPLALDEVLSLADLTGLAGRRANKLSGGQTQRVRFALAIAGAPRGRAAGGRGARRGPAGGHAAARAARRPVRVGRARGHHQRRTPRAGPAVRDQDDVRGRHRHP; encoded by the coding sequence ATGAACGGTATCCGGTTCGACCACGTCAGCAAGCACTACGGGGACGTGCTCGCCGTGGACGACCTCTCCCTCACCATCGAGCCCGGCACGACCGTGGCCCTGCTCGGCCCCAACGGGGCGGGCAAGTCGACCTCCATCAACCTGCTGCTCGGCCTCCTGCGGCCCAGCCGGGGCACGATCGCCGTCAACGGGCGTGCCCCGGCCAGGGCTGTCGCGGCCGGCGAGGTGGGCGCCATGCTGCAGGACGGCGCGCTCATCCCGGAACTGACCGTCAAGGAGACCGTGGACCTGGTCCGCGGCCTCTACCCGCGCCCGCTCGCCCTGGACGAGGTCCTCTCCCTGGCCGACCTGACCGGCCTCGCCGGGCGGCGGGCGAACAAGCTGTCCGGCGGGCAGACGCAGCGGGTCAGGTTCGCCCTGGCGATCGCGGGCGCGCCGCGGGGCCGTGCTGCGGGCGGCCGGGGTGCACGCCGAGGTCCGGCTGGCGGGCACGCCGCTGCCCGAGCCGCTCGACGGCCTGTTCGCGTGGGGCGTGCGCGAGGGCACCACCAACGTCGTACGCCACGCGCGGGCCCGGCGGTGCGAGATCAGGATGACGTACGAGGGCGGCATCGCCATCCTTGA
- a CDS encoding response regulator transcription factor, with amino-acid sequence MIRVILAEDQGMVRGALASLLGLEPDIEVVGEAANGDEALTVAAETRPDVALLDIEMPGTDGLTACARITERVPGCRVMILTTFGRPGYLRTAMEAGAVAFLVKDSPARELAAAIRRVQAGERVIDPALAAAALSAGPNPLSGRERDVLAAAADGSTIGDIAAALHLSEGTVRNYLSSAIQKTHARNRIEAVRRAKAQGWL; translated from the coding sequence GTGATCCGGGTGATCCTGGCCGAGGACCAGGGCATGGTACGTGGCGCGCTGGCCTCCCTGCTGGGCCTCGAACCGGACATCGAGGTCGTCGGCGAGGCCGCGAACGGCGACGAGGCGCTGACCGTGGCGGCCGAGACCCGGCCGGACGTGGCGCTGCTCGACATCGAGATGCCCGGCACGGACGGCCTCACCGCCTGCGCGCGGATCACCGAGCGGGTGCCCGGATGCCGGGTGATGATCCTGACGACGTTCGGGCGGCCCGGTTACCTGCGTACGGCGATGGAGGCGGGCGCGGTGGCGTTCCTGGTCAAGGACAGCCCGGCCAGGGAGCTGGCGGCGGCCATCCGGCGGGTGCAGGCGGGGGAGCGGGTCATCGACCCGGCGCTGGCCGCGGCGGCGCTGAGCGCGGGGCCCAACCCGCTGTCCGGTCGCGAGCGGGACGTGCTCGCCGCGGCGGCGGACGGCTCGACGATCGGGGACATCGCGGCGGCGCTGCACCTGTCGGAGGGCACCGTGCGCAACTACCTGTCGTCCGCCATCCAGAAGACGCACGCGCGCAACCGCATCGAGGCCGTGCGGCGGGCAAAGGCCCAGGGCTGGTTGTAG
- a CDS encoding endonuclease/exonuclease/phosphatase family protein gives MNGAEPYGPLIGTGVRVLTWNVWGEEGPYAERAARIEKVVRDLSPDVVALQEWAGQRLGYEHAATLPARAPVTVLSRWPIVRQEDRLLPGGPPPQEKGGVLPGRALFCELDGPRGPLQVFSVMIGAYRLGDSQARQEQVRALAAFVREVTSRRHPTLVCGDFNAPPDSDEMRMLTGRAATPVPGLVFYDAWEVAGDGGPGCTWSNANPWARPALYPDRRFDYVLSAWPRAGGAGHPVRCEVVGDGPEPGSDHYGVLAELRY, from the coding sequence ATGAACGGGGCGGAGCCGTACGGGCCGCTGATCGGCACCGGCGTGCGCGTGCTGACCTGGAACGTGTGGGGCGAGGAGGGCCCGTACGCCGAGCGGGCGGCGCGGATCGAGAAGGTGGTGCGCGACCTGTCGCCCGACGTGGTGGCGTTACAGGAGTGGGCCGGCCAGCGGCTGGGCTACGAGCACGCGGCGACGCTTCCGGCGCGGGCTCCGGTGACGGTGCTGTCCCGCTGGCCGATCGTCCGGCAGGAGGACCGGCTGCTGCCGGGCGGGCCCCCGCCGCAGGAGAAGGGCGGCGTGCTGCCGGGCCGCGCGCTGTTCTGCGAGCTGGACGGGCCGCGCGGGCCGTTACAGGTGTTCAGCGTGATGATCGGGGCCTACCGGCTGGGCGACTCGCAGGCCCGGCAGGAGCAGGTGCGGGCGCTGGCCGCGTTCGTGCGGGAGGTGACCTCCCGCCGGCATCCCACGCTGGTGTGCGGCGACTTCAACGCGCCGCCCGACAGCGACGAGATGCGGATGCTGACCGGCCGCGCCGCCACCCCCGTGCCGGGGCTGGTGTTCTACGACGCGTGGGAGGTCGCGGGCGACGGCGGCCCCGGCTGCACCTGGAGCAACGCCAACCCGTGGGCGCGGCCCGCCCTGTATCCCGACCGGCGCTTCGACTACGTGCTCAGCGCCTGGCCGAGGGCGGGCGGCGCGGGGCATCCGGTGCGCTGCGAGGTGGTGGGCGACGGCCCCGAGCCCGGCTCCGACCACTACGGGGTGCTGGCGGAGCTGCGCTACTGA
- a CDS encoding aminotransferase class V-fold PLP-dependent enzyme, whose product MLNRRALLGAGLLAGVPAAASACTAESPPPRSFDPADWASVRSQFTLDPAYAQFAAFVLAPAPAQVREAIRTHRDALDADPEYTPPGGGSPDQTVREAAARYLGTEPGTIALTDSTTMGLALLYSGLVLRPGQDVLTTEHDFLATHEGLRLLAGRTGAKVRRVRLYDDPARATADRMVSAIKDGLGPRTRVVAVTWVHSSTGVRVPVREIAGMLAEANKGRAAHDRALLCVDGVHGFGAMADGVADLGCDFLASGTHKWLFGPRGTGIVWGRAWEAVAPIVPSFSQAAFDAWQNGGSPGASTAELVTPGGYKAFEHRWAMPQAFAFMTAIGKDRVRARTQELATRLKAGLAGIPHVRLATPTAPDLSAGLVCCSVAGMEPFEAVERLRERKVIASVTPYNPSLLRFGTSIVTGPEQVDQAVKAVEGLG is encoded by the coding sequence ATGCTGAACAGACGCGCCCTGCTCGGCGCCGGGCTGCTCGCCGGCGTGCCGGCCGCGGCGTCGGCGTGCACCGCCGAGTCCCCGCCGCCCAGGAGCTTCGACCCGGCCGACTGGGCCTCGGTGCGTTCCCAGTTCACGCTCGACCCGGCGTACGCGCAGTTCGCCGCGTTCGTCCTGGCCCCCGCACCGGCGCAGGTGCGGGAGGCGATCAGGACGCACCGCGACGCGCTGGACGCCGACCCCGAGTACACGCCGCCCGGCGGCGGCTCCCCCGACCAGACCGTACGCGAGGCCGCCGCCCGCTACCTGGGCACCGAGCCGGGCACGATCGCGCTGACCGACAGCACCACGATGGGCCTGGCGCTGCTCTACTCCGGCCTGGTCCTGCGCCCCGGCCAGGACGTGCTGACCACCGAGCACGACTTCCTGGCCACCCACGAGGGCCTGCGGCTGCTGGCGGGACGCACGGGCGCCAAGGTGCGCAGGGTCAGACTGTACGACGACCCGGCCCGCGCCACGGCCGACCGCATGGTCTCGGCGATCAAGGACGGCCTCGGCCCGCGCACCCGCGTGGTCGCCGTCACCTGGGTGCACTCCAGCACCGGCGTGCGCGTGCCGGTCCGCGAGATCGCCGGCATGCTGGCCGAGGCGAACAAGGGCCGCGCCGCGCACGACAGGGCGCTGCTGTGCGTGGACGGGGTGCACGGGTTCGGCGCGATGGCCGACGGCGTGGCGGACCTGGGCTGCGACTTCCTGGCCAGCGGCACGCACAAGTGGCTGTTCGGGCCGCGCGGCACCGGCATCGTGTGGGGCCGCGCCTGGGAAGCGGTGGCCCCGATCGTGCCCAGCTTCAGCCAGGCCGCCTTCGACGCCTGGCAGAACGGCGGCTCCCCCGGCGCCTCCACGGCCGAGCTGGTCACCCCGGGCGGGTACAAGGCGTTCGAGCACCGGTGGGCGATGCCACAGGCGTTCGCGTTCATGACGGCGATCGGCAAGGACCGGGTGCGGGCGCGCACGCAGGAGCTGGCCACCCGGCTGAAGGCGGGCCTGGCCGGGATCCCGCACGTCAGGCTCGCCACCCCCACGGCTCCCGACCTGTCGGCGGGGCTGGTGTGCTGCTCGGTGGCCGGCATGGAGCCGTTCGAGGCGGTGGAGCGGCTGCGGGAGCGCAAGGTGATCGCGAGCGTGACACCGTACAACCCCTCGCTGCTGCGCTTCGGCACGAGTATCGTGACGGGCCCCGAGCAGGTGGATCAGGCGGTCAAGGCGGTGGAGGGGCTGGGATGA
- a CDS encoding EAL domain-containing protein has translation MSSLLTSPLVDLDTGAVIAHPAIVDANGGLRAAPLPMVLELPVHVVLSGAGALAPLHEALRRAGRHPREAILLLSGPCHEQDRPLLKVGLDGLRTIGYLLGFADVGTAGAALDLVADSSPYLLALAPDVVTRIPGDHRAIAVARAVVTLARGIGAHVMAPGVEREAQVATVRGLGVRLAHGPLLAPGPDGKVRVPLPIADESPASVMLGPRVQELLLPAVTLPAEAKAEEAVAAFGHEPTITSVILVDEFQRPKGSLDRSRFLLSFAARYGHALHGSKPAQRLADPPRTVPRTTPAIAAMQAAGRDSARVYDDLVVTDELNRCLGIVRVSDLIRQVAAIRG, from the coding sequence GTGTCCTCCCTGCTCACGAGTCCCCTGGTGGATCTCGACACCGGGGCCGTCATCGCGCACCCCGCCATCGTGGACGCGAACGGCGGCCTCCGCGCCGCGCCGCTGCCCATGGTGCTCGAACTGCCTGTTCACGTGGTGCTGTCGGGCGCCGGCGCCCTGGCGCCCCTGCACGAGGCGCTGAGAAGGGCGGGCAGGCATCCGCGCGAGGCGATCCTGCTGCTCTCTGGACCGTGCCACGAGCAGGACAGGCCGCTGCTCAAGGTGGGCCTCGACGGCCTGCGCACGATCGGTTACCTGCTCGGGTTCGCCGACGTGGGCACCGCGGGCGCGGCCCTGGACCTGGTCGCCGACTCCTCCCCGTACCTGCTGGCCCTCGCCCCGGACGTGGTGACGCGCATCCCCGGCGACCACCGGGCGATCGCGGTGGCACGGGCGGTGGTGACGCTGGCGCGCGGCATCGGCGCGCACGTCATGGCGCCGGGCGTGGAGCGCGAGGCGCAGGTGGCCACGGTCCGCGGCCTGGGCGTGCGCCTGGCGCACGGGCCGCTGCTGGCGCCCGGCCCGGACGGCAAGGTACGGGTGCCGCTGCCGATCGCCGACGAGTCCCCCGCCTCGGTCATGCTCGGCCCGCGCGTCCAGGAGCTGCTGCTCCCGGCCGTGACGCTGCCGGCGGAGGCGAAGGCGGAGGAGGCCGTGGCGGCGTTCGGTCACGAGCCGACGATCACCAGCGTGATCCTGGTGGACGAGTTCCAGCGCCCCAAGGGCAGCCTGGACCGCAGCCGGTTCCTGCTGTCGTTCGCGGCCCGCTACGGGCACGCGCTGCACGGCTCGAAGCCGGCGCAGCGGCTGGCCGACCCGCCGCGTACGGTGCCGCGCACCACCCCGGCCATCGCCGCCATGCAGGCCGCCGGCCGGGACTCGGCCCGCGTCTACGACGACCTCGTGGTCACCGACGAGCTGAACCGCTGCCTGGGCATCGTCCGCGTCTCCGACCTGATCAGGCAGGTCGCCGCGATCAGAGGCTGA
- a CDS encoding acVLRF1 family peptidyl-tRNA hydrolase, producing MSARPARGGGRWVTVPPERLHPWIDGFAGRHGPFSASGDERVVRLLAGDGAVAELHVPFPPMTPPGPPHVTRLVAHAGRERRVGVFLVRLGGYAAGIFHGGSLVASKVGSRLVRGRTAAGGWSQQRYARRRRNQAAQAFDDAVETAVRVVAPYLEDLDGVVLGGDRRAMDALRPDRRLAPLLALETEPFLVVPDPRLAVLRDTPALFRAVRVRIVDPA from the coding sequence ATGAGCGCGCGTCCGGCGAGGGGCGGCGGGCGGTGGGTCACCGTGCCGCCGGAGCGCCTGCATCCGTGGATCGACGGGTTCGCCGGGCGTCACGGGCCCTTCTCGGCGAGCGGGGACGAGCGGGTCGTGCGGCTGCTGGCCGGTGACGGCGCGGTGGCCGAGCTGCACGTGCCGTTCCCGCCCATGACGCCGCCGGGGCCGCCGCACGTGACCAGGCTCGTCGCGCACGCCGGCCGCGAGCGGCGGGTCGGGGTGTTCCTGGTACGGCTCGGCGGGTACGCCGCGGGGATCTTCCACGGCGGCTCGCTGGTGGCGTCCAAGGTGGGGTCGCGGCTGGTGCGGGGGCGTACGGCGGCCGGCGGGTGGTCGCAGCAGCGCTACGCCAGGCGGCGCAGGAACCAGGCGGCCCAGGCGTTCGACGACGCGGTGGAGACCGCGGTGCGGGTGGTGGCGCCGTACCTGGAGGACCTGGACGGGGTGGTGCTCGGCGGCGACCGCAGGGCGATGGACGCGCTGCGGCCGGACCGGCGGCTGGCGCCGCTGCTGGCGCTGGAGACCGAGCCCTTCCTGGTGGTGCCTGACCCCCGGCTGGCGGTGCTGCGTGACACGCCCGCGCTGTTCAGGGCGGTACGCGTCCGCATCGTCGATCCCGCCTGA
- a CDS encoding NAD(P)H-binding protein: protein MIVITGATGNIGRALVRRLHGHDPLAVVRRPAEDLGGPYAMADFDEPETIGRLLSPGDRLFLNSGIWPGFVGAHRAVIDLAAAAGVAQIVAVSVRDAAPGARLGMGLHGQADAHLRKSGVPYAILQPTGFMQTLPRDVRDGTMYGSYGSAAVNYIDTRDLADVAAALLTSPVGPDREYLPTGPASLSHERIAAEIGRAIGREIRYVNLSVAEMTAHLERQGVPQPFAGELAELQAETGNGGWAPTTTVVAELTGHEPRTWQDFLTDHKDAFA from the coding sequence ATGATCGTGATCACCGGTGCCACCGGCAACATCGGCCGGGCCCTCGTCCGGCGGCTGCACGGCCACGACCCGCTCGCCGTCGTCCGCCGCCCCGCTGAGGACCTGGGCGGCCCGTACGCGATGGCAGACTTCGACGAGCCGGAGACGATCGGCCGGCTGCTCTCCCCCGGCGACCGGCTCTTCCTCAACAGCGGGATCTGGCCCGGCTTCGTCGGCGCCCACCGTGCCGTCATCGACCTGGCCGCCGCGGCGGGCGTCGCGCAGATCGTCGCGGTGTCGGTACGCGACGCCGCCCCCGGCGCCAGGCTCGGCATGGGCCTGCACGGCCAGGCCGACGCCCACCTCAGGAAGTCGGGCGTCCCGTACGCGATCCTCCAGCCCACCGGCTTCATGCAGACCCTGCCGCGCGACGTCCGCGACGGCACCATGTACGGCTCGTACGGCTCCGCGGCGGTGAACTACATCGACACCCGCGACCTCGCCGACGTGGCCGCCGCCCTGCTGACCAGCCCTGTCGGCCCCGATCGCGAGTACCTGCCGACCGGCCCGGCGTCCCTGTCGCACGAGCGGATCGCCGCGGAGATCGGCAGGGCCATCGGCCGCGAGATCCGGTACGTGAACCTGTCCGTCGCGGAGATGACCGCCCACCTGGAACGCCAGGGCGTCCCGCAGCCGTTCGCGGGCGAGCTGGCCGAGCTCCAGGCCGAGACGGGGAACGGCGGCTGGGCGCCGACCACGACGGTGGTCGCGGAGCTCACCGGCCACGAGCCCCGCACCTGGCAGGACTTCCTCACCGACCACAAGGACGCGTTCGCCTGA